TCAGAAAGACTCAGAAAGTGGAGAATAATGCAGAAGATGAAAAGATATTCTCAGAGACGAGCAagcaaaagaaggaagaaatgGACGCTAGTTTTAAAGGAAACGTCTCGGAGACAAGCAAAGAGACAATCAacgccttcaaaataaaagctgaaagaGCGGAAGGACCCTTTTTACAGAGTCTTTTCAGAAAGACTTCTCAGAAGGTGGAGAGCGGTGctgaagataaaaataaattttcaGAGAAAGACGGAAAGAAAGAAGTGGAAGTAACTGAAACTCCTCCAGACCCATCCAaccccttcaaaataaaagctgaaaaagcgGACATACCCTTTTTACAGAGTCTCTTCAGAAAGACTTCTCAGAAAAAGGAGAGTGGTGCTGGAGATAAAAAGAAATTTTTAGAGAGGAGCGAGCAAACGAAGGAAGAAATGGACGCTAATTTTAAAGTAAACGTCTTAAAACCGAACGAAGAGACGATCGACACCTTCAACACAGCTTATCTCCATGTGATCAAACAGGAAGTCAACAACACCAACGAGGAAATGAGTCTCGTTGAGGACACCGGAATCCCCCAAATCCGCCTCCAAGACAACGAAGGGACCAACAAATGTGACTCAAAGgaccaaaaagacaaaaaccctCCAAGGACGAGTCTGAATTTCCTCAAAGAGGACTTGAGCCAATTCAAGGAAGACATGTTGAAGGTGTTCAGGGACAAAGACGCTGGTGCCAAAAAAGCGCCCGCATGCACGGAAGACATCCCAAAAGACGTCCCGAAAGACGTCCCGAAAGACGTCCCGAAAGACGTCTCGAAGAACGTGTTGATGGACCCCTTGAGTCGGCTTAACAAAGACGTGACGAGCAGCGAGTCAGCAGAGACAACGGTCCACCGTCTGAGCTTTAAAGACGTCTCCAACGCCTTCAGACTCGTGCCTTCAAAGGACAGAGACAACAAGGGCGCCACGGCAACAGGAGACCCATCCAacgccttcaaaataaaagccgaTAGAGCAGACATACTCTTTTTACAGAGTCTCTTCAGAAAGACTTCTCAGAAAACAGAGAACGTTGCTGAAGATACGAAGATAATCTCAGAGAGACGTCGgtcttctgtttttaaaggagaCGTTGCCGAGCAACAGGAAGAGACAATCGACATCGAGAAAACCAACGACGACTGGAAAGACGTAACGAAGGAAGCGGAAGAAACTACAAGTCTCTCTGAAACAGAGACGACTCCTCCATCAGAGACAGGTGAgagtcctcgtgttgtcttcccgtcaacattgaaaatcaacacttttgttgacaatttttaactttttcttactttttttgtcctttttcaatgtttctcacttttttacgtttaacacaaagaagcagaagaagaagcagaagaagaagcagaagaagaagcagaagaagaaacagaagagcCATCAGCGACTCTTCCTTTGCAGCCGCTGTCCTCTGAAATCAGTCTGTTCATCCCGAGAGACTCAGACCACATGAGGTAATaggtcccgttcttcttcttcttcttcgtctaaACCCACCTGTaccgttcttcttcttcttcttcttcttctaaacccacctgtcccgttcttcttctcctcctgcagGGCTCGGCCAGGAGGACCGTCGTGGTCGATGAAGAACTGTAAGTTCAGATCTTCTTCTCATTTTTCTCCAGTTAAgagttttcaaagttttttgacgctttttggCAGAAATTTTCTTTCCAATCATGACGATGAGTCCCTGAATGGCGTCCTGTtttctgacctttgaccccaaTGCTGACAGTTTCTTTCCTTCCTTATCCTTCAAAAccgtttttagctttttttcaacatttttggcgTTTTTGGTGCGTCACAGaatattattttacagtttttcaaagTTATTCTTTCCTTATTCtatattttaaaagttgttttaggcgtttatttcaacatttttgatgctttCGGTGCGTTATGGAGGTTTTGTTTTGCgtctttttacacttttgtaaTGCCCAATGTCTCcgtttggtcccccagtggcctgttatctgacctttgaccccaacACTGCGAACTCAGAGCTGCGTCTGAGCGACAGCAACCGGACGGTGACCCGGGCGTGGCCGGGGCGGGGGCCGCCGGCGCACCCGGACCGCTTCCTGCGCTGCCCGCAGGTCCTGTGCCGGGAGGGTCTGATGGACTCGGCGTACTGGGAGGCGGCGTGGCGCGGCGGCGCCGACATCGGCGTCACCTACAACAGCATCTGCAGGGACGGACCCCCGCCGCAATGCCTGCTGGGACACAACGCGCGCTCCTGGAGCCTGGAGTGCTCGGAGGGGAGCTACACGGCGTGCCACGCCAGCCGGAGGTTCAGGGTGGCGGcggggggggcagggggggcNNNNNNNNNNNNNNNNNNNNNNNNNNNNNNNNNNNNNNNNNNNNNNNNNNNNNNNNNNNNNNNNNNNNNNNNNNNNNNNNNNNNNNNNNNNNNNNNNNNNCAGGGTGTTGTTCTAAAGGAGCCGAGTCCTCTCTGCTGTCGGGACAACGAGCCTGTTATTGTCTCTGGCTCTGCGGCCGCGGAGAATCGAGCCGAGCCGAGCCAGGCCGGACCAGGCCGGGCCGGGTTGGGCCGTCTGCATGCTCGCTTAACACGGGTTAAATATGTAGCCCACATGCAGATATTCGACATACAATGCGAGATAAATGCGCGTTGAAGGCAGAAAATTAAGGAGCGGTCCGTTCTTACCTCATCGTGACACGAGCTGAAGAtcactgacagagagagagaaagagagagagagagagagagagagagagagagagagagagagagagagagagagagagagagaNNNNNNNNNNNNNNNNNNNNNNNNNNNNNNNNNNNNNNNNNNNNNNNNNNNNNNNNNNNNNNNNNNNNNNGGGGGGAGGTAgcagggaaggagagagagagagagctgtgaACGCGCTTGCGCTAAAcctctccaccagactccatgtaaataatccctacttttagcgtgtatagaggaAACATATATTCACATGCAAATCagtaatgtttgtgtttatctCAACCCGAAATAGAGTTGTGATGTTTTGAAACGTGGAAAGACGTCCCACAACGGCCTTTcatagttttaatttgtttctgtcgactttgaatgaagtgtgtttctAAGATGCTTAAATTGCGGTTTAttcacatggagtctggtgggtttggcgaacgcaatttgaatattttcgcgtatgtttttacatttaaacatatttaaaggatcttactctttaactagatgctctctctctgcagggatccatcccataatgttgtcacacacttagaataatgaCCTGTTATTAACTTTGAATATGTTTTATAGGAATAATCGGGTGTAATTtgctttaaatgaaagaaatatgaaCAATGCAGATAAATCAACCATGTagcgccctctagtggacagctggggtgtctctgtgtgtgtttgtgtgcgtgtgtctcagagtgtgtttttcattgtgtgtgtgtgtgtgtgtgtgtgtgttttccgcCTAATCTCTACGCTCCCGTCCTCtttcagtctgttttctgttctgCTGTCGAGTCTTTCCTCTGAGCAGACTccagaaaatgacaaataagctgaaaaaagtaacaacacacacacacacaaacacacatacacacacaatgaaacacacacactgagacacagacccacacacacacacacacacacacaaacacacatacacacacaatgaaacacacacacaaaaacacacaatgaaaaacacactCTGAGACACACACGCTAATCCCTAAATAATGATGATGCAGcagcggtgggggggggggNNNNNNNNNNNNNNNNNNNNNNNNNNNNNNNNNNNNNNNNNNNNNNNNNNNNNNNNNNNNNNNNNNNNNNNNNNNNNNNNNNNNNNNNNNNNNNNNNNNNtctgtttcatgttaaactaaaaggatcttcctctttaactaaaaggtctatctctgtagggatccatcccataatgtcgTAGAGCATGGCTAGATggctagatggatggatggatggatggatggatggatggatggatggatggatggatggatggatggatggatggatggatagtagAGTGTAGCCTACATATTAAATACCCCGTCCTCCCTTCAGTCCTGTGCCACCTGGTGAAGAACAAAGCGCTGGTGACTCCGTCAACCAATCAGCAGGAAGCTTTACCCAGCTCCTCTCGAGTCGCTCCGTCACAGCcgagcagagaagaagaagaacggcCGGTACGTAGTCCACAGCAACAGGTTGtaatcagcccccccccccccccccccccccccccccccccccccccccccccccccccccccccatccatgttgaacccaaagttttGCCCTTGGCAACTTCAGAGGGATATTTAGCCGCTGCATGCTAACCcagtttcctgtttcctgtttcctatTCCAGCCTTTCCTGGGTTGACCAGTACAGTAAGTCATCTGGTTTGGTGTTAGTAAAAGACCCTCAGAGACCCTTATGGACCCTCAGAGACCCTCGCAGACCCTCAGAGACCCTCGCAGACCCTCATAGACCCTCGTTGACCCTCAGAGAGCCTCGTTGACCCTTAAAGACCCTAAGAGAGCCTCAGAGACCCTTATGGACCCTCAGAGACCCTCGCAGACCCTCAGAGACCCTCATAGACCCTCAGAGACCCTCAGAGACCCTCGTTGACCCTTAAAGACCCTAAGAGAGCCTCAGAGACCCTCATAGACCCCCAGTCACCCTCGTAGATGCTCAGAGACCCACAGAGACCCCCAGAGAGCCTCAGAGAACCTCAGAGACTCTTGTTGACCCTCTTAGACCCTTAGACACCCTCGTAGACCCTCAAAGACCCTCAGAGACCCTCAGAGACCCGTAGAGAGCAGGGAGTCCCTGAGCTGCACcctagttattatttttattattatcattttatgaAAACGTCCTGATTGGCcgcagcttcttcttctcttttcagtCCTTCAGATAGCagcggaggaagaggaggagcctACTGGGAGTGGGGGGCTCCAGGTGGAGGGGTCGGGGTCTCTGGGAGGAAGAAGATGGACCTCCAGGAGGCTAGGGAGGAGCCTATGGTGGAGGGGGGGCTCCGGGGAGGAGCCTCTGTTAAAGAGGAGGAGCCTCATGTAGGAAGAGGAGGGGcttggggggaggggaggggccTCACGTAGGAAGAGGAGGGGCTTCTGGGGGAAGGGGAGGGGCTTCTGGGGGAAGAGGAGGGGaagtctctcctcctctccccccgACGAACCCCTCAAACAGACTAACGTCCTGCATCATAtcacatattcatttatttatttattcatatattcatcCAGTCATACACCAGTGTACTCAGACcgacaaaaataatattatatatttatatattataatattatatttaatattagatatttatataatattttacatatttacacacataggAGGGACTTTTGGAGTTGTTGTcgactttaaaataaataaaagttgctTATTGGAGACgatttattttgaagtttttgttttcttttcacagaTTTTGATTCACAAGTTTTTTCCCACAAATTATTCCTCAAAACGTGTcctgggagtgtgtgtgtgtgtgtgtgtgtgtgtgtgtgtgtgtgtgtgtgtgtgtgtgtNNNNNNNNNNNNNNNNNNNNNNNNNNNNNNNNNNNNNNNNNNNNNNNNNNNNNNNNNNNNNNNNNNNNNNNNNNNNNNNNNNNNNNNNNNNNNNNNNNNNGACACGAGTCGAGAGGAGACGAGTACAGACAAGTCAAACAGAGACGAGTCAAGTCGAGAGACAAGAGGAGACGAGTGGCGACAAGAGGACACAAGTTAAGAGGAGACGAGACAAGAGGAGACGAGTGGAAATGAGTGGAAATGAGTACAGACGAgtcaagacaagacaagaggaCACAAGTCTAGAGGAGACGAGACAAGACGAGTCGAGAGGAGATGAGTGGAGACAAGAGGACACAAGTCAAGTTGGGCTGTTACCATCAGTGGAAAACCGCTacgagagacagagacagtaaAGGACTCACTGGAAGAACTTGAAGGCCTTGACCAACGCTCCTGAGGTGGAAAACAGCATCTTCAGGTCGTCCTCGACAACAGAAGGACTGCAGAGACAAAGGGGACATCAACACGAGGACATCAGCAGATAGGTTGTACTGtactctactgtactgtatagtactgcaatgtactgtactctactgtattgtattctactgtactgtattctactgcactgtactgtattctactgtactgtattctactgtactgtatagtactgaactgtactgtattctactgtactgtattctactgtactgtactgtattctactgtactgtattctaCTCTACTGTATTCTACTGTATTCTACTCTACTGTATTCTACTGtattctactgtactgtattctaCTGTATTGTATTCTACTGtattctactgtactgtattctaCCGTACCATACTGTATTCTACCATACCGTACTGTATAGTATTGTATTCTACTGTACTCTACCGTACTGTATAGTACTGAACTGTACTGtattctactgtactgtattctactgtactgtactgtattctactgtactgtattgtactgtactCTACCgtaatgtactgtattctactgtactgtattctaCTGTATTGtatagtactgtactgtattctactgtactgtattctactgtactgtattctactgtactgtatagtaCTGtatagtactgtactgtatagtaCTGTACTCTACCgtaatgtactgtattctactgtactctactgtactgtattctactgtactgtatagtattgtactgtactctacagtactgtactgtactgtactgtattctactgtactgtatagtactgtactgtattgtgtatcactgtactgtattctactgtactgtattctactgtattgtattctactgtactgtatagtactgtactgtactgtattgtgtagtactgtactgtattctactgtactgtattctactgtactgtattctactgtactgtatagtactgtactgtactgtattgtgtagtactgtactgtatagtaCTGCATGAACTCACGGGATGTTGGAGAGGTGCAGCGTGGCCGAGGGGGGGAAGATGTTGGAGTAGTTCTTGGAGCCGGGCTTCTTGAAGCGGTGCAGGGGGGAGTTGCTGTAGTCCTTGGTCAGACCCTGGTCCTCGTGGCCCTCGCGGGGGAGCTGCACGCTCGTGTGTTTGGACGGCGTGATGCGCAGAGGCTTCCCGTGCAGCTGCTGGCCGCTCAGGTGGCTcatggctggggggggggggggggggggggggggggggggggggggggggggggggggggggaaacgcAGCTTTCTGAATGGAGGATCTACTTCATACTCatactcatatatatatatatacatatacatatatttatatatatcgactcaaaggaagtCCGttggtctcatcagattttctcttgatgattttcttcttatgtgataaacgctgatggaaaccttatttgctgaataaataatgagtaattaagttttaggtcattttatgacagcgtgtgatgtcatcaggttTTTAAATCGGCTTTAAAGCTCAAGATTTATTCACaggagtttgttttttaaagttgtaataCAGCTCCTGTTCCAGCTGGTGGCGAATTATTGAGCTATATGCTATCAACACAacgctactgagcatgtgcgggATGTTACCTAGCTGATTgaactgagcatgtgcaggACGTTACCTAGCTGATTgaactgagcatgtgcaggACGTTACCCAGCTGATTgaactgagcatgtgcaggACGTTACCCAGCTGATTgaactgagcatgtgcaggACGTTACCCAGCTGATTgcactgagcatgtgcaggACGTTACCTAGCTGATTgaactgagcatgtgcaggACGTTACCTAGCTGATTgaactgagcatgtgcaggACGTTACCTAGCTGATTgaactgagcatgtgcaggACGTTACCTAGCTGATTgaactgagcatgtgcaggACGTTACCTAGCTGATTgaactgagcatgtgcaggACGTTACCTAGCTGAGCCTGGGTGCAGTCGGACATCTGAACCAGAGCATTCTCCTTCTTGTTGAAGAGAATCTTCACTCTCATCACGTCACCATAAAcaccttaacacacacacacacacacacacacagagagatcaACAcaaagctacagactgcaggtgACATGGTTCGGCTCAGGGTTCGGCCGGGTAGTTAAACACAAGGAattggaaggggggggggggggctcggGGGTCTCAAGATAAgacacaaaatcacaaaaacgGTGGAAAAAGCACCAAACATGTATTAACAATGTGAAAAAGCGACTTATTTGAATTCAGTCAGTTTCCGTCAGTTTTTCGGTCAGTTTCCAGCTGTTGGTTGTCAGTTTCCAGCTGTTGGTTGTCAGTTTCCAGCTGTTTGTTGTCAGTTTCCAGCTGTTGGTTGTCAGTTTCCAGCCGTTTGTTGTCAGGTTCCAGCTGTTTGTTGTCAGTTTCCAGCCGTCTGTTGTCAGTTTCCAGCTGTTTGTTGTCAGTTTCCAGCCGTTTGTTGTCAGTTTCCAGCTGTTTGTTGTCAGTTTCCAGNNNNNNNNNNNNNNNNNNNNNNNNNNNNNNNNNNNNNNNNNNNNNNNNNNNNNNNNNNNNNNNNNNNNNNNNNNNNNNNNNNNNNNNNNNNNNNNNNNNNAGTTATTGATGTGGACTGACGGGAGGAGacagaaattaataaaatgttgaacaaaaagtttcaactttttgttttgtttttcagttttgacctgagaggaaaacacagggttaaaaacaagcgctcttattattattaataataatatataaatattattattgttattattgttattattattaatattattaatatttgtattatgtttttattatttatttattatttattattattatttttattgttattgttgttattgttattattgtttatattattattattattgttaatattattattattattattattcactttGGCACTAATCGGCCTCCGTACTTCGCGGTCTGTCTTTGATTAGAAACAAAGTTTTGGAGGATTAAAGGAGCGTTTCACAGATTTTCTGTTCCTACGGCCCAGTGACAGTCTGGGACCGGGTCTACCGGGTCTACGGGGTCCTACCTGGGGTTGGAGCTGTTCCAGTAGACCGCGTGCCGGTCGGAGCCGAGCCGGTCGTCGATGACTGCGGAGCAGAACCGGAGCAGGACaccgagcagcagcagcagcggtggCCGCCCGCAGCGCTCCATGCGCGGCTGCACGGACCGCGGCGCCCCGCTGAACATCCGGGAGTCTCCTCTATCAGCTCCGAGACCCGCAGGGACCAGAACCGGAACCACAACACATGGAAGACTCTCAGGAGCACACAGACACGAATGTGgagttaattaaaaaacatattcatcACTTTGACTGATTATTTCCCAGCAGGCACCGCGATAATGACCGCCACATGGGTCCAGAAGGACCGCCTCCGGGAGGACAAACTGTCCAaaagtttcatgtttttgtcctccGTCAGACCCGGATCAGACCCGCAACCGGGCCTCATTCAGGATTTAGGTCTTCTTTCAGGCTTTAATGAAACATCTAGCTGGGGCAGCCCGGATCTCCGACCGGGATCCCCGCGACGTTCCCCCCAAAATCTCCACGCTGCAGGAGCGCTAGTCTCCGGACTCTCTGGGTCTGTGTCCCCGCTGCAGGAGCACTAGTCTCCGGACTCTCTGGGTCTGTGGTCCCGCTGCAGGAGCACTAGTCTCCGGACTCTCTGNNNNNNNNNNNNNNNNNNNNNNNNNNNNNNNNNNNNNNNNNNNNNNNNNNNNNNNNNNNNNNNNNNNNNNNNNNNNNNNNNNNNNNNNNNNNNNNNNNNNTCTCCTCTTGTCTCCTCTTGTCTCTCGACTTGACTCGTCTCTGCTTGACTTGTCTGTACTCGTCTCCTCTCGACTTGTGTCCTCTCGTCTCCTCTTGTCTCTCGACTTGACTCGTCTCTGCTTGACTTGTCTGTACTCGTCTCGTCCCCCTATAGTTACAGACCTAACCCTAAGCAGACCCGTGTCTCCTCCTCTTGTTATTAATGTCTCGTGTGAGGAGCGATGTGGATCCGTCCTCGGGACTTTTATGGATCATCAGTTtgaagaaacccaaatttctgaaatagaaactttttggaaaggggtccgACTAGACCAGAGGACACCAGGggggttaaaggtcccatggccgTCCTATATACAGTGGTTGTGGAAGCCTCGGGTATTTGGGGGGCGGGTTAGGTATACGTCCCCGTAAAGAGTCTAAAAACATGGTCTTGGTTTCTTCCTCCAGGAAGGACCACAAGATGGCTCTGATCCAGATGGGCTCAGTGGAAGAGGCCGTGGAGGCTCTCATCGAGTTCCACAACCACGACCTGGGAGAAAACCACCACCTCCGCGTGTCCTTCTCCAAATCCTCCATCTGAGCCTTGNNNNNNNNNNNNNNNNcccccccccccccccccccgcctccacGGCGTCCACTACACTCCATCATTCCGACGCAGAGAAACCACCGGGAAGTCCCGTGTGCATggtgttaaattatttttggaagCTCCTTAAGTTCTGTGCCTTCAAAGAGGATTTGGGTCTGAGATCCACTcagcatcctctgatcttaactattactccaaataattcctaatttctgccttttaacTAAAAcgtgttgaccatgaattctaaGAATAAGCgtacaaaatcaacaaaaacattggaaaaaacgACAAATCAGAAAGGACAGATCTAGTCTAGATCTGGTCTCTACCTGCCCCGTGGTCCCAGCACTGGTCTCTACCTGCCCCGTGGACCCAGCACTGGTCTCTATCTGGCCAGTGGTCCCAGTGCTGGTCTCTATCTGCCCTGTGGTCCCAGCGCTGGTCTCTATCTGCCCCGTGGTCCCAGCGCTGGTCTCTATCTGCCCCGTGGACCCAGCGCTGGTCTCTATCTGCCCCGTGGACCCAGCGCTGGTCTCTATCTGCTCAACAGCGTTGGAGGAACCATGGATTTAACCCTCGAGCTGCTGGCCTGCAGCCCGTTGGGTGTCACATGACCCTGTGCCTTACCCACGAGTCACATCCAAAATCTCCCATCATGCCTCTGTAAATTAGCGAAGAGCAGGTT
This sequence is a window from Etheostoma cragini isolate CJK2018 chromosome 9, CSU_Ecrag_1.0, whole genome shotgun sequence. Protein-coding genes within it:
- the LOC117950746 gene encoding polypyrimidine tract-binding protein 1-like, yielding MRVKILFNKKENALVQMSDCTQAQLAMSHLSGQQLHGKPLRITPSKHTSVQLPREGHEDQGLTKDYSNSPLHRFKKPGSKNYSNIFPPSATLHLSNIPPSVVEDDLKMLFSTSGALVKAFKFFQ